The following are from one region of the Streptomyces fradiae genome:
- the pgsA gene encoding phosphatidylinositol phosphate synthase, with protein MLNKYARAFFTRVLTPFAAFLLRRGVSPDTVTLIGTAGVVVGALVFFPRGEFFWGTIVITLFVFSDLVDGNMARQAGVSSRWGAFLDSTLDRVADGAIFGGFALWYAGKGDDNVLCAVAIFCLASGQVVSYTKARGESIGLPVAVNGLVERAERLVISLVAAGLAGLHGFGVPGIQVLLPIALWIVAVGSAVTLGQRVVTVRRESAEADAAARGSEATS; from the coding sequence ATGCTGAACAAGTACGCGCGTGCGTTCTTCACGCGTGTCCTCACACCGTTCGCCGCGTTTCTGCTCCGCCGGGGCGTGAGCCCCGACACCGTCACGCTCATCGGCACGGCCGGCGTCGTCGTCGGCGCGCTGGTCTTCTTCCCCCGCGGAGAGTTCTTCTGGGGGACGATCGTGATCACGCTGTTCGTCTTCTCCGACCTGGTCGACGGCAACATGGCCCGGCAGGCCGGGGTCTCCAGCCGCTGGGGCGCCTTCCTCGACTCGACCCTCGACCGGGTCGCCGACGGGGCGATCTTCGGCGGCTTCGCACTCTGGTACGCGGGCAAGGGCGACGACAACGTGCTGTGCGCGGTCGCGATCTTCTGCCTGGCCAGCGGCCAGGTGGTGTCGTACACCAAGGCGCGTGGTGAATCGATCGGCCTGCCGGTGGCCGTCAACGGCCTCGTCGAGCGCGCCGAGCGCCTGGTGATCTCGCTGGTCGCCGCCGGCCTCGCCGGACTCCACGGCTTCGGCGTGCCCGGCATCCAGGTGCTGCTGCCGATCGCCCTGTGGATCGTGGCGGTCGGCTCGGCCGTGACGCTCGGACAGCGGGTCGTGACCGTGCGCAGGGAGTCGGCGGAGGCGGACGCCGCCGCCCGGGGGAGCGAGGCGACGTCATGA
- a CDS encoding elongation factor G-like protein EF-G2, with product MGDKANPRSGAAGRAPTADRPSAVRNVVLVGHSGSGKTTLVEALAQTAGAVNRAGRVEDGGTVSDYDEIEHRQQRSVQLSLVPVEWGGYKINILDTPGYADFVGELRAGLRAADAALFVVSAAQEADAVVGATRAVWEECAAVGMPRAIVVTHLDTARTDFTRLTELLGQHFGGDDPDAVLPLYLPVRGAEGADGHAPATGLVGLLTERIFDYSTGVRREDPPDAAQRPLIEEARGRLIEGIIAESEDETLMDRYLGGEAVDLKTLIDDLEKAVARGSFHPVLAAAPAADGGKQGLGTVELLELITGGFPSPLEREAPAVTTPEGQSRPAVVCDPAGPLVAEVVKTSSDPYVGRLSLVRVFSGTLRPDETVHVSGHGLADRGHEDHDVEERIGALTAPFGKQQNTLAHCVAGDLACVAKLGRAETGDTLSGKDAPLLMEPWRMPEPLLPLAIEAHSKADEDRLSQGLARLVAEDPTMRLEQNQDTHQVVLWCLGEAHADVALERLRGRYGVQVDTVPHKVSLRETFGAGAAGRGRHVKQSGGHGQYAICEIEVEPLPPGSGIEFVDKVVGGAVPRQFIPSVEKGVRAQAARGVAAGYPLVDIRITLRDGKAHSVDSSDAAFQTAGALALREAAAEVPIHLLEPVAEVTVMVPDDYVGAVMSDLSTRRGRVVGTEQAGPGRTVVRAEVPEIEIGRYAVDLRSVSHGTGTFDRSYARHEAMPPQLAEKLRTEAAA from the coding sequence ATGGGCGACAAGGCGAACCCCCGCTCCGGAGCCGCCGGCAGGGCTCCAACGGCCGACCGGCCCTCGGCCGTGCGGAACGTGGTGCTGGTCGGCCACAGCGGATCGGGAAAGACGACCCTCGTCGAGGCACTGGCGCAGACCGCGGGCGCGGTCAACCGGGCCGGCCGCGTCGAGGACGGCGGGACGGTCTCCGACTACGACGAGATCGAGCACCGCCAGCAACGCTCCGTACAGCTCTCGCTCGTCCCCGTCGAATGGGGCGGCTACAAGATCAACATCCTGGACACACCCGGATACGCCGACTTCGTCGGGGAACTGAGGGCCGGTCTGCGCGCGGCGGACGCGGCCCTCTTCGTCGTCTCGGCCGCGCAGGAGGCCGACGCCGTGGTCGGCGCCACCCGCGCCGTGTGGGAGGAGTGCGCGGCGGTCGGCATGCCCCGGGCCATCGTCGTCACCCACCTGGACACGGCACGCACCGACTTCACCCGGCTCACCGAGCTCCTCGGACAGCACTTCGGCGGCGACGACCCGGACGCCGTCCTCCCCCTCTACCTGCCCGTGCGCGGCGCCGAGGGCGCCGACGGACACGCCCCGGCCACCGGCCTGGTGGGACTGCTCACGGAGCGGATCTTCGACTACTCCACGGGGGTACGGCGGGAGGACCCGCCCGACGCGGCGCAGCGGCCGCTGATCGAGGAGGCCCGGGGCCGACTGATCGAGGGGATCATCGCCGAGAGCGAGGACGAGACCCTGATGGACCGCTACCTCGGCGGCGAGGCGGTGGACCTGAAGACCCTGATCGACGACCTGGAGAAGGCGGTCGCGCGCGGCTCCTTCCACCCGGTGCTCGCCGCGGCCCCGGCGGCGGACGGCGGGAAGCAGGGCCTGGGCACGGTCGAGCTCCTGGAGTTGATCACCGGCGGCTTCCCCAGCCCGCTGGAGCGCGAGGCCCCGGCCGTGACGACCCCCGAGGGGCAGTCGCGCCCGGCGGTGGTGTGCGATCCGGCCGGTCCGCTGGTCGCCGAGGTCGTGAAGACCTCCTCCGACCCCTACGTGGGACGGCTCTCCCTGGTCCGGGTCTTCTCCGGGACGCTGCGGCCCGACGAGACGGTGCACGTCTCCGGGCACGGGCTCGCCGACCGGGGGCACGAGGACCACGACGTGGAGGAGCGGATCGGGGCGCTGACCGCCCCCTTCGGCAAACAGCAGAACACCCTCGCCCACTGTGTGGCCGGCGACCTCGCCTGTGTCGCCAAACTCGGCCGCGCGGAGACCGGCGACACCCTGTCCGGCAAGGACGCCCCGCTCCTGATGGAGCCGTGGCGGATGCCCGAACCGCTGCTGCCGCTGGCGATCGAGGCGCACAGCAAGGCCGACGAGGACCGGCTCTCCCAGGGGCTCGCCCGGCTGGTCGCCGAGGACCCGACGATGCGGCTCGAACAGAACCAGGACACCCACCAGGTGGTGCTGTGGTGCCTGGGCGAGGCGCACGCGGACGTGGCCCTGGAGCGGCTGCGCGGCCGGTACGGCGTCCAGGTCGACACCGTCCCGCACAAGGTGTCGCTGCGGGAGACCTTCGGCGCCGGCGCCGCCGGGCGCGGCCGGCACGTCAAGCAGTCCGGCGGGCACGGCCAGTACGCGATCTGCGAGATCGAGGTGGAGCCGCTGCCGCCGGGCAGCGGCATCGAGTTCGTGGACAAGGTGGTGGGCGGCGCGGTGCCGCGCCAGTTCATCCCGTCCGTCGAGAAGGGCGTCCGGGCGCAGGCGGCCCGCGGGGTCGCGGCCGGCTATCCGCTGGTCGACATCCGGATCACCCTGCGGGACGGCAAGGCGCACTCGGTGGACTCCTCCGACGCGGCCTTCCAGACGGCTGGCGCACTGGCCCTGCGGGAGGCGGCGGCCGAGGTGCCGATCCACCTCCTGGAACCGGTCGCCGAGGTCACCGTGATGGTCCCCGACGACTACGTGGGCGCGGTGATGAGCGATCTGTCGACCCGGCGCGGCCGGGTGGTCGGCACCGAACAGGCCGGTCCCGGCCGGACCGTGGTGCGCGCGGAGGTGCCGGAGATCGAGATCGGGCGGTACGCGGTCGATCTGCGGTCCGTCTCGCACGGCACCGGCACCTTCGACCGCTCCTACGCCCGGCACGAGGCGATGCCCCCGCAGCTGGCGGAGAAGCTCCGCACGGAGGCCGCCGCCTGA
- a CDS encoding HIT domain-containing protein has translation MLHSMTTEPEQQIGVGTQDAFQRLWTPHRMAYIQGENKPTGPGAEDGCPFCTIPAKSDEDGLVIARGTSVYAVLNLYPYNGGHLMVVPYRHVADYTDLDAAETAELGEFTKRAMVALRAASGAHGFNIGMNQGTVAGAGIAAHLHQHVVPRWGGDTNFMPVVGHTKVLPQLLADTRKMLADAWPAGL, from the coding sequence ATGCTGCACAGCATGACGACTGAGCCGGAGCAGCAGATCGGAGTGGGGACGCAGGACGCGTTCCAGCGCCTGTGGACGCCTCACCGGATGGCGTACATCCAGGGCGAGAACAAGCCGACCGGGCCGGGTGCCGAGGACGGCTGTCCCTTCTGCACGATCCCGGCGAAGTCGGACGAGGACGGTCTGGTGATCGCGCGCGGCACCAGCGTGTACGCGGTGCTCAACCTGTACCCGTACAACGGCGGGCACCTGATGGTGGTCCCGTACCGGCACGTCGCCGACTACACGGACCTCGACGCGGCCGAGACGGCGGAGCTCGGCGAATTCACCAAGCGGGCCATGGTGGCGCTGCGGGCGGCCTCGGGCGCGCACGGCTTCAACATCGGCATGAACCAGGGCACGGTCGCGGGCGCCGGCATCGCCGCCCATCTGCACCAGCACGTGGTGCCCCGCTGGGGCGGCGACACCAACTTCATGCCGGTGGTCGGTCACACCAAGGTGCTGCCGCAGCTGCTCGCGGACACCCGGAAGATGCTGGCCGACGCCTGGCCGGCCGGCCTCTGA
- a CDS encoding potassium channel family protein, whose amino-acid sequence MKDRPPTPPGQERWDRRMEIPLTVTSLVYLGSYAMRVLGRDLPTGWRDFCLALTMASWAVFAVDYAVRLRLSGLGPLRFVRRHFLDTVVLILPLLRPLRVVTAYDRAQRRQQEPRLTLYARVMAYAGLSATLLGFAGALTVYDFEYGAPGASIATFGDAVWWACATLATVGYGDVVPVTPGGRMVAVGMMACGLALLGAVTGSFSSWLIQVFRREGDED is encoded by the coding sequence ATGAAGGACAGGCCGCCGACTCCGCCGGGGCAGGAGCGCTGGGACCGCCGGATGGAGATCCCCCTGACGGTGACGTCCCTCGTCTACCTCGGCAGCTACGCGATGCGTGTCCTCGGCCGCGACCTGCCCACCGGCTGGCGCGACTTCTGTCTCGCCCTCACCATGGCGTCCTGGGCCGTGTTCGCCGTCGACTACGCAGTCCGGCTCAGACTCAGCGGCCTCGGCCCGCTGCGCTTCGTGCGCCGGCACTTCCTGGACACGGTGGTGCTGATCCTGCCGCTGCTGCGGCCGCTGCGGGTGGTGACCGCGTACGACCGGGCGCAGCGCCGGCAGCAGGAGCCCCGGCTCACGCTCTACGCCCGCGTCATGGCGTACGCCGGGCTCTCCGCGACCCTGCTCGGCTTCGCGGGCGCGCTCACCGTCTACGACTTCGAGTACGGCGCTCCGGGCGCGTCCATCGCCACCTTCGGCGACGCGGTGTGGTGGGCCTGCGCGACGCTGGCGACCGTGGGCTACGGGGACGTCGTGCCCGTGACGCCGGGGGGACGGATGGTGGCGGTGGGCATGATGGCCTGCGGCCTGGCCCTGCTCGGCGCGGTGACGGGCTCGTTCTCGTCCTGGCTGATCCAGGTCTTCCGCCGGGAGGGCGACGAGGACTGA
- the thrS gene encoding threonine--tRNA ligase, with amino-acid sequence MSEVRVTVQSASGPEERTVSAGTTAGALFADDRTVIAARVAGELKDLSYELAEGDVVEGVEISSEDGLNILRHSTAHVMAQAVQEIFPEAKLGIGPPVRDGFYYDFDVEKPFTPEDLKTIEKKMQEIQKRGQKFARRVVTDEAARAELADEPYKLELIGIKGSASTDDGADVEVGGGELTIYDNLDAKTGELCWKDLCRGPHLPTTRNIPAFKLMRNAAAYWRGSEKNPMLQRIYGTAWPSKEELKAHLDFLAEAEKRDHRKLGNELDLFSIPDEIGSGLAVFHPKGGIIRRTMEDYSRKRHEEEGYEFVYSPHATKGKLFEKSGHLDWYAEGMYPPMQLDEGVDYYLKPMNCPMHNLIFDARGRSYRELPLRLFEFGTVYRYEKSGVVHGLTRARGFTQDDAHIYCTREQMAEELDKTLTFVLNLLRDYGLTDFYLELSTKDETKFVGSDEVWEEATAVLQQVAEKQGLPLTPDPGGAAFYGPKISVQARDAIGRTWQMSTVQLDFNLPERFDLEYTAADGSRQRPVMIHRALFGSIERFFAVLLEHYAGAMPPWLAPVQAVGIPIGDAHVEYLQEFAADARKRGLRVDVDASSDRMQKKIRNQQRQKVPFMIIVGDEDMNAGTVSFRYRDGSQENGIPREDALAKLADVVERRVQV; translated from the coding sequence GTGTCTGAAGTCCGTGTGACCGTCCAGTCCGCCTCCGGGCCCGAGGAGAGGACGGTGAGCGCGGGCACCACGGCCGGCGCGCTGTTCGCCGACGACCGCACCGTCATCGCCGCCCGCGTGGCCGGCGAGCTGAAGGACCTGTCGTACGAGCTCGCCGAGGGCGATGTCGTCGAGGGCGTCGAGATCTCCTCCGAGGACGGTCTCAACATCCTGCGCCACTCCACCGCGCACGTCATGGCGCAGGCCGTGCAGGAGATCTTCCCCGAGGCCAAGCTGGGCATCGGCCCGCCGGTCCGGGACGGCTTCTACTACGACTTCGACGTCGAGAAGCCGTTCACGCCCGAGGATCTCAAGACCATCGAGAAGAAGATGCAGGAGATCCAGAAGCGCGGGCAGAAGTTCGCCCGCCGCGTGGTCACCGACGAGGCGGCCCGCGCCGAGCTCGCCGACGAGCCGTACAAGCTGGAGCTCATCGGCATCAAGGGCTCCGCGTCGACCGACGACGGCGCGGACGTCGAGGTGGGCGGCGGCGAGCTGACCATCTACGACAACCTGGACGCCAAGACCGGCGAGCTGTGCTGGAAGGACCTCTGCCGCGGTCCCCACCTGCCCACCACCCGCAACATCCCGGCCTTCAAGCTCATGCGCAACGCCGCCGCCTACTGGCGCGGCAGCGAGAAGAACCCGATGCTCCAGCGCATCTACGGCACCGCGTGGCCGTCGAAGGAGGAGCTGAAGGCCCACCTCGACTTCCTCGCCGAGGCCGAGAAGCGCGACCACCGCAAGCTCGGCAACGAGCTCGACCTCTTCTCCATCCCGGACGAGATCGGCTCCGGCCTCGCCGTCTTCCACCCCAAGGGCGGCATCATCCGCCGGACCATGGAGGACTACAGCCGCAAGCGGCACGAGGAGGAGGGCTACGAGTTCGTCTACTCGCCGCACGCCACCAAGGGCAAGCTCTTCGAGAAGTCCGGCCACCTCGACTGGTACGCCGAGGGCATGTACCCGCCCATGCAGCTCGACGAGGGCGTGGACTACTACCTCAAGCCCATGAACTGCCCGATGCACAACCTGATCTTCGACGCGCGCGGGCGCTCCTACCGTGAGCTGCCGCTGCGCCTGTTCGAGTTCGGCACCGTGTACCGGTACGAGAAGTCGGGCGTCGTGCACGGCCTGACCCGGGCCCGCGGCTTCACCCAGGACGACGCGCACATCTACTGCACCCGCGAGCAGATGGCGGAGGAGCTCGACAAGACGCTCACCTTCGTCCTCAACCTGCTGCGCGACTACGGTCTGACCGACTTCTACCTGGAGCTGTCGACCAAGGACGAGACCAAGTTCGTCGGCTCGGACGAGGTGTGGGAGGAGGCCACCGCGGTCCTCCAGCAGGTCGCCGAGAAGCAGGGCCTCCCGCTCACCCCCGACCCGGGCGGCGCCGCGTTCTACGGCCCGAAGATCTCGGTGCAGGCGCGCGACGCCATCGGCCGCACCTGGCAGATGTCGACCGTGCAGCTCGACTTCAACCTGCCGGAGCGCTTCGACCTGGAGTACACGGCGGCGGACGGCTCGCGCCAGCGCCCGGTCATGATCCACCGCGCCCTGTTCGGCTCCATCGAGCGCTTCTTCGCGGTGCTCCTTGAGCACTACGCGGGCGCCATGCCGCCGTGGCTGGCCCCGGTGCAGGCGGTCGGCATCCCGATCGGCGACGCGCACGTCGAGTACCTGCAGGAGTTCGCCGCGGACGCGCGCAAGCGGGGCCTCCGGGTCGACGTGGACGCCTCGTCCGACCGCATGCAGAAGAAGATCCGCAACCAGCAGCGCCAGAAGGTGCCGTTCATGATCATCGTCGGTGACGAGGACATGAACGCGGGCACGGTCTCCTTCCGCTACCGCGACGGTTCGCAGGAGAACGGCATCCCGCGCGAGGACGCGCTTGCGAAGCTGGCCGACGTGGTGGAGCGCCGCGTCCAGGTCTGA
- a CDS encoding DUF4365 domain-containing protein, which produces MALAQPASDGLPPQRAAPLRGSLATTACMETLQVGYLHAVAAAAGCSLSQPFPDNGIDWHVSHSAPGHTVDDEVTIKVQLKCTYQIPPRTPRDASGSFSFTLDNEHLVKLARTPVAVHKILVVMLVPRDREDWLRAGHERLDLRHCCYWINLAGHPVTGRRRTTVRIPTARIFDDRALCEIMARVGVGGRP; this is translated from the coding sequence ATGGCGCTCGCCCAGCCCGCGTCGGACGGGCTGCCGCCCCAGCGGGCGGCACCGCTGCGCGGCTCGCTCGCCACCACCGCCTGCATGGAGACCCTCCAGGTCGGGTATCTCCACGCGGTCGCGGCGGCGGCGGGCTGCTCGCTGTCGCAGCCGTTTCCGGACAACGGCATCGACTGGCACGTGAGCCACAGCGCTCCCGGCCACACCGTCGACGACGAGGTGACCATCAAGGTGCAGCTCAAGTGCACCTACCAGATACCGCCGCGCACCCCGCGGGACGCGAGCGGCAGCTTCTCCTTCACGCTCGACAACGAGCACCTGGTGAAGCTCGCCCGCACCCCCGTCGCGGTCCACAAGATCCTGGTCGTGATGCTCGTGCCCCGCGACCGCGAGGACTGGCTGCGGGCCGGGCACGAGCGGCTCGACCTGCGGCACTGCTGCTACTGGATCAACCTGGCCGGCCACCCGGTCACGGGACGCCGCAGGACCACCGTGCGCATCCCGACGGCACGGATCTTCGACGACCGGGCGCTCTGCGAGATCATGGCGCGGGTCGGCGTGGGAGGGAGACCCTGA
- a CDS encoding 3'-5' exonuclease — MTTHWFDGPLAAFDTETTGVDVEEDRIVSAALVVQDAAGMRPRVTRWLVNPGVPVPPGATAIHGLTDDHLQRNGRWPSPVMEELARAIAEQSAAGRPLVVMNAPFDLTILDRELRRHRASSLGRYTEHVPLCVLDPRVLDKHLDRYRKGRRTLTDLCEQYEVVLDGAHDAAADAQAALEVVRAVGRRFASRLERLTPAELHTLQAVWHAAQARGLQAWFARQGTPEAVDPAWPLRPELSTAA; from the coding sequence ATGACGACGCACTGGTTCGACGGGCCCCTGGCCGCGTTCGACACGGAGACGACGGGAGTCGACGTCGAGGAGGACCGGATCGTGTCCGCCGCCCTCGTCGTCCAGGACGCGGCGGGCATGCGGCCGCGGGTGACCCGGTGGCTGGTGAACCCGGGGGTGCCGGTGCCGCCCGGGGCCACCGCGATACACGGCCTGACGGACGATCATCTGCAGCGGAACGGGCGCTGGCCGTCGCCCGTGATGGAGGAGCTGGCCCGGGCGATAGCCGAACAGAGCGCGGCGGGCCGCCCGTTGGTGGTGATGAACGCGCCGTTCGACCTGACGATCCTGGACCGCGAGCTGCGCCGGCACCGGGCGTCCTCGCTGGGCCGCTACACGGAGCACGTGCCGCTGTGCGTGCTCGACCCGCGGGTCCTGGACAAGCACCTGGACCGCTACCGCAAGGGCCGGCGGACGCTGACCGATCTGTGCGAGCAGTACGAGGTGGTGCTCGACGGCGCGCACGACGCGGCGGCGGACGCGCAGGCGGCGCTCGAGGTCGTACGGGCGGTGGGGCGGCGGTTCGCGTCCCGTCTGGAGCGGCTGACGCCGGCGGAGCTGCACACCCTGCAGGCGGTGTGGCACGCGGCACAGGCCCGCGGCCTGCAGGCGTGGTTCGCCCGGCAGGGCACCCCGGAGGCGGTGGACCCGGCGTGGCCGCTGCGTCCGGAGCTGTCGACGGCGGCGTGA
- a CDS encoding SRPBCC family protein: MDWCRYRFRSVWRLAAPPAAVYGVLERAEEYPLWWPQVREVVPLDDRTGTARFRSLLPYDLVITAEARRRDPDAGVLEVGMSGDLDGWARWTLTAEGTGTRAVYEQEVEVRSPLMRALAVPGRPLFRANHALMMRGGRRGLAAHLRT; encoded by the coding sequence ATGGACTGGTGCCGCTACCGCTTCCGCAGCGTCTGGCGTCTCGCCGCCCCGCCCGCCGCCGTCTACGGCGTCCTGGAGCGGGCCGAGGAGTACCCCCTCTGGTGGCCGCAGGTCCGCGAGGTCGTCCCGCTCGACGACCGCACCGGCACCGCCCGCTTCCGCTCCCTGCTCCCGTACGACCTGGTGATCACCGCCGAGGCCAGGCGCCGCGACCCCGATGCCGGGGTCCTGGAGGTCGGCATGTCCGGAGACCTGGACGGCTGGGCCCGCTGGACCCTCACCGCCGAGGGCACCGGCACCCGCGCCGTCTACGAGCAGGAGGTCGAGGTCCGCAGCCCCCTCATGCGCGCCCTCGCCGTCCCCGGCCGCCCCCTCTTCCGGGCCAACCACGCCCTGATGATGCGCGGCGGCCGCCGCGGCCTCGCCGCCCACCTGCGGACCTAG
- a CDS encoding SCO7613 C-terminal domain-containing membrane protein yields the protein MNTSLPPAEELALVDRELARLDAHRAQLLLRRDWLVRVLDAQRAAPVPPVPPVPPALPAAAAPRPWPAPEATPRSTQNVLLTLGGMLLTVAALVFTLVSWGTMGIGGRSAVLAVVTSAALFAPVVLLRRGLVSTAESVAVLGLVLTVLDAYALHRVALPETGGLGYTAAASAILAGAWAAYGSALSRLRTPLPAAVVAAQLPLTLGVLAADGALTAFAWAALGTAALDVAAVVWVKALPVRVTAGVGAAGLGGWALLAGLGLSLTSPLEALPLLLACAAVLLFLAVRHAPSALASAVVAGLAGIAAAGGLLRAGVPEAWIVPAYALCALVLAGATAWHRGPWAGPRTEPVKLPGLRDGLAWAGAGVLGLATLWALPPAVFGLLDPRVRSTEIWSGAHPERTLTDYPATASLVLLMVTAALVVVPRLWTRGAALVLGWALLVGLPVAFGLSYGASLAVLLGATAAALVVAVRPAPVARGLDGSAEVLAWLGFGCGLASGLAAVAPALDSRAATFAVLGVLAALFGAVALLGGGVRRTVAACAGVLAVAGLVGAGAAAGGLSEPVTGLLLLVVPAGTAGLGAWLRRRPESVAVEATGAAVGLFGLGLTLDRPALLALALALGGVVAAATAVRPERRPVASWVAAVLFLLATWVRLTVWEVTTPEAYTLPVTVPALVVGVLRRRRDPEASSWTAYGPGLAATLVPSLFAAWADPHGTRPLLLGLGSLAVTLLGARFRLQAPLLLGGSVLALVGLHELAPYVVQAVGALPRWLPPALAGLLLLAVGATYEQRLRDARRLRERLGRMR from the coding sequence ATGAACACCTCCCTGCCTCCCGCGGAAGAGCTCGCGCTCGTCGACCGCGAACTGGCCCGACTCGACGCCCACCGGGCGCAGTTGCTGCTGCGCCGGGACTGGCTGGTGCGGGTCCTGGACGCGCAGCGGGCCGCGCCGGTGCCGCCGGTGCCGCCCGTGCCGCCGGCTCTGCCCGCGGCGGCGGCCCCGCGGCCCTGGCCGGCGCCCGAGGCGACCCCGCGCAGCACGCAGAACGTGCTGCTGACCCTCGGCGGCATGCTGCTGACCGTGGCCGCGCTCGTGTTCACGCTGGTCAGCTGGGGCACGATGGGCATTGGCGGCCGGTCCGCGGTGCTCGCGGTGGTGACCTCGGCGGCCCTGTTCGCGCCGGTGGTGCTGCTGCGCCGCGGTCTGGTGTCCACGGCGGAGTCGGTCGCGGTGCTCGGTCTGGTCCTGACGGTCCTCGACGCGTACGCCCTGCACCGCGTGGCCCTGCCGGAGACCGGCGGTCTCGGCTACACGGCGGCGGCCTCGGCGATCCTGGCCGGCGCCTGGGCGGCGTACGGCTCCGCCCTGTCCCGTCTGCGCACCCCGCTCCCGGCCGCCGTGGTGGCGGCCCAACTGCCGCTGACGCTGGGGGTTCTGGCGGCGGACGGCGCGCTGACCGCGTTCGCGTGGGCGGCGCTCGGCACGGCCGCGCTGGACGTGGCGGCGGTGGTGTGGGTCAAGGCTCTGCCGGTGCGGGTGACCGCCGGAGTGGGTGCGGCGGGTCTGGGCGGCTGGGCGCTGCTTGCCGGCCTGGGTCTCTCGCTCACCTCGCCGCTGGAGGCGCTGCCGCTGCTGCTGGCCTGCGCCGCCGTGCTGCTGTTCCTCGCGGTGCGCCACGCGCCGTCGGCGCTCGCCTCCGCCGTGGTGGCCGGTCTGGCGGGGATCGCCGCGGCCGGCGGTCTGCTGCGTGCCGGGGTGCCGGAGGCGTGGATCGTCCCGGCGTACGCGCTGTGCGCGCTGGTCCTCGCGGGCGCCACTGCCTGGCACCGGGGGCCGTGGGCGGGCCCGCGGACGGAGCCGGTGAAGCTGCCGGGACTCCGGGACGGTCTGGCGTGGGCGGGCGCGGGGGTCCTCGGCCTCGCGACGCTGTGGGCGCTGCCGCCCGCCGTCTTCGGTCTGCTCGACCCGCGGGTCCGCTCGACGGAGATCTGGTCGGGCGCACACCCGGAGCGGACGCTGACCGACTACCCGGCGACGGCCTCGCTGGTGCTGCTCATGGTGACCGCCGCACTGGTGGTGGTGCCGCGTCTGTGGACGCGTGGGGCGGCTCTCGTCCTGGGCTGGGCGCTGCTGGTCGGTCTGCCGGTGGCGTTCGGCCTGTCGTACGGGGCCTCGCTCGCCGTCCTCCTCGGCGCGACGGCCGCGGCCCTCGTGGTGGCGGTGCGCCCGGCGCCGGTGGCGCGCGGGCTCGACGGTTCGGCGGAGGTCCTTGCCTGGCTCGGGTTCGGGTGCGGCCTGGCCTCGGGGCTCGCGGCGGTGGCCCCGGCGCTGGACTCCCGGGCGGCGACGTTCGCGGTGCTCGGCGTGCTGGCGGCGCTGTTCGGCGCGGTCGCGTTGCTCGGCGGCGGGGTCCGGCGGACGGTGGCGGCCTGTGCGGGCGTCCTGGCGGTGGCGGGCCTGGTGGGGGCCGGGGCGGCGGCCGGGGGTCTGTCGGAGCCGGTGACGGGTCTGCTGCTGCTCGTGGTGCCGGCCGGGACGGCCGGTCTGGGGGCCTGGCTGCGCCGGCGTCCGGAGTCCGTGGCGGTGGAGGCCACGGGCGCGGCGGTGGGTCTCTTCGGGCTCGGCCTGACGCTCGACCGCCCGGCGCTGCTCGCGCTGGCGCTGGCGCTCGGCGGGGTGGTCGCGGCGGCGACGGCGGTACGGCCGGAGCGCCGCCCGGTGGCCTCATGGGTGGCGGCGGTGCTGTTCCTGCTCGCGACCTGGGTGCGGCTCACGGTGTGGGAGGTCACGACCCCGGAGGCGTACACGCTGCCGGTGACGGTGCCCGCTCTGGTGGTGGGCGTGCTGCGGCGGCGCCGGGACCCGGAGGCGTCCTCGTGGACGGCGTACGGGCCGGGGCTCGCGGCCACTCTGGTGCCGAGTCTCTTCGCGGCCTGGGCCGACCCGCACGGGACGCGTCCGCTGCTGCTCGGGCTCGGGTCGCTGGCGGTGACGCTGCTCGGCGCGCGGTTCCGGCTGCAGGCGCCGCTGCTGCTCGGCGGCTCGGTGCTCGCCCTGGTCGGGCTGCACGAGCTCGCGCCATACGTGGTGCAGGCGGTGGGCGCGCTGCCGCGCTGGCTGCCGCCGGCCCTGGCCGGTCTGCTGCTGCTCGCGGTGGGCGCCACGTACGAGCAGCGGCTGCGCGACGCGCGCCGGCTGCGGGAGCGGCTGGGCAGGATGCGGTGA
- a CDS encoding TIGR02611 family protein produces MNAESDERTGESAADGDKSAQQGNATPDTPDSAAGDTEGAPLGSRAPEFIKARRTLHLSWQVGVFVVGLAVVGAGIVMLPLPGPGWLVIFAGMAIWATEFVWAQLVLRWTKRKVTEAAQRALDPKVRRRNIILTSIGLVIIGVLLGIYLWKFGLVMPWKIDE; encoded by the coding sequence ATGAATGCGGAGAGTGACGAGCGCACCGGGGAGTCCGCGGCCGACGGGGACAAGAGTGCGCAGCAGGGGAACGCGACGCCGGACACGCCGGATAGCGCGGCCGGGGACACCGAGGGCGCGCCGCTCGGCTCGCGGGCGCCGGAGTTCATCAAGGCCCGCCGGACCCTGCACCTGAGCTGGCAGGTCGGCGTCTTCGTCGTCGGCCTCGCCGTCGTCGGCGCCGGCATCGTGATGCTGCCGCTGCCGGGCCCCGGCTGGCTGGTGATCTTCGCCGGCATGGCGATCTGGGCGACCGAGTTCGTCTGGGCCCAGCTGGTGCTGCGCTGGACCAAGCGGAAGGTCACCGAGGCCGCCCAGCGCGCCCTCGACCCCAAGGTCCGGCGCCGGAACATCATCCTCACCAGCATCGGCCTGGTGATCATCGGCGTGCTGCTGGGCATCTACCTGTGGAAGTTCGGCCTCGTCATGCCGTGGAAGATCGACGAGTGA